CCCTCTTCATCCCGTGTATAGCACAGTTCTCGGTGATGATCAAGGAGAGGGGAATAGCAGTAGCCACCTTGATCGCGGCATTTGCTTTCTCCGCAGCATTTACAGTCGGGTACGTGGCAAACCTCATACTTGGTTCCCTGGGGGTGATCATGTGATGGCCTTTGCTCAAGAAAGGCAAGGAAGGCATCGCCACAAGTATAGGTGGGGGTGGAGATGGGGTAGAGGTAGAGGGCCCGCGGGCAAATGGGCCGGCGGCCAGGTGGATGGGCGGCGGGGCGCGACGCCCGGGCGCCCGGGGTTAGCATATGGGTTGCGGCTGTGCGACCTGGGGCCCGGGGAGGAGGCGGAGATCGCCTTCGTGGATGCACATAGCATGCGAGATCTCCAGAAATTCGTGGCCATGGGCGTCTTGCCCGGGGCTCGGGTTAAGCTCATTCAGAGGATACCGGTATGCGTATTTCGGATAGGGGAGTCTGAGTTTGCGATCGACGGGGAATTATCGCGCACGATCTACCTCAAGGCTTGATAAGAGGGCCTTCAGGGTCGCTGTCTTGGCAGACTCCGGCAGCTTTTGTGGATTTTGCATACTGATTGATGTTGACATGGCAATGTTGACATAGCGGGAATAGGACGAGCGGTCCGGACATATAGTTCTTAGGGCGCACAGTTGCAGAGGTGGGCCGGACTCCAGGTTCCACAAGGGCTCCATAGAGATTCTGTAGGCGTCTCACACGAGTCTCGGTGACTCCGAGTTCAGCGCTCGAGGGGTAGGTCGTATCCCTATGAGAGAGGAATCCATCGCCCGCGGGACCCTCGTCCTTACCGTAGCCAGCTTCTTTAACAGATTCGTCGGATTTGCGCTGAGAATACTGCTGATAAGAATTGTCGGGTCCGAGGGTATAGGCCTTTTTGTTCGCGCTTCCTCCGTATATGTATTCCTCCTTTCCTTTGCGAGCGCGGGCGTGCCTGTAGCCGT
This portion of the Bacillota bacterium genome encodes:
- a CDS encoding ferrous iron transport protein A, with the translated sequence MAFAQERQGRHRHKYRWGWRWGRGRGPAGKWAGGQVDGRRGATPGRPGLAYGLRLCDLGPGEEAEIAFVDAHSMRDLQKFVAMGVLPGARVKLIQRIPVCVFRIGESEFAIDGELSRTIYLKA